In the genome of Hymenobacter cellulosivorans, one region contains:
- a CDS encoding Crp/Fnr family transcriptional regulator: MAAVPASGPTMLTALLAQVPYLPAAEVAEFVALWKRPVQLRRHDFLIQAGQVEHNLYFVVSGVLRIYYPSQAEEICVGFGYANNMVCSFPSFVANQPSEYCLQALKKCELLAISRTDFSAFVEQHTAFARFWRLELERVLVGRIEREIDLLLPEPERRLERLLKRSPHIFQLVPKKYIASYLRMTPETLSRLR; encoded by the coding sequence ATGGCTGCTGTGCCTGCTTCCGGTCCCACGATGCTAACGGCCCTGCTCGCCCAGGTTCCGTACTTGCCAGCGGCTGAAGTAGCGGAGTTCGTGGCGCTCTGGAAACGGCCCGTGCAGCTCCGGCGCCACGACTTCCTGATTCAGGCCGGGCAGGTCGAGCACAATCTGTACTTCGTGGTGAGTGGTGTGCTGCGCATCTATTACCCAAGTCAGGCGGAGGAAATCTGCGTGGGGTTTGGCTACGCCAACAACATGGTGTGCTCGTTTCCTTCATTCGTGGCCAATCAGCCTTCGGAGTACTGCTTGCAGGCCCTGAAAAAGTGCGAGCTGCTGGCCATTTCCCGCACCGACTTCAGCGCCTTTGTGGAGCAGCACACGGCCTTTGCCCGGTTTTGGCGCCTGGAGCTGGAGCGGGTGCTGGTCGGGCGCATCGAGCGGGAAATAGATTTGTTGCTGCCCGAGCCCGAGCGGCGCCTGGAGCGGCTGCTGAAACGGAGTCCGCACATTTTTCAGCTGGTGCCCAAGAAGTACATTGCCTCCTACCTGCGCATGACGCCCGAAACGCTGAGCCGCCTGCGCTAA
- a CDS encoding DinB family protein has protein sequence MLSTAFIAQLEAQVQELSATAAQQLRPLSSLQLNAKPTPTSWSVLECLEHLNRYSCFYNPALARALQSAPAAAPHQVGFSWLGRKSYDTVKPENVKPQKTIKYMNPVGSQLTGEVVEEFLQHQTQLLELLAAARTVELNRKAVRVEFFRLLKLRLGEALQFVVAHEQRHVQQALRAAQAAQHLAGPAVLVV, from the coding sequence ATGCTTTCTACCGCCTTTATTGCCCAGCTCGAAGCCCAGGTGCAGGAGCTTTCCGCTACCGCAGCCCAGCAGTTGCGCCCCTTATCCAGTCTTCAGCTCAATGCTAAGCCTACGCCTACGAGTTGGAGCGTGCTGGAGTGCCTGGAGCACCTGAACCGCTATAGTTGCTTCTACAATCCGGCGCTGGCCCGGGCCCTGCAAAGCGCGCCAGCAGCAGCGCCCCACCAAGTTGGCTTCAGCTGGCTCGGGCGCAAGTCGTACGACACGGTAAAGCCCGAAAACGTGAAGCCGCAAAAAACCATCAAGTACATGAACCCCGTCGGCAGCCAGCTCACGGGGGAGGTTGTCGAGGAGTTTTTGCAGCATCAGACCCAACTGCTCGAGCTGTTAGCTGCTGCTCGTACCGTTGAGCTGAACCGCAAAGCTGTCCGCGTCGAGTTTTTCAGGCTGCTCAAGCTGCGGCTTGGGGAGGCGCTGCAGTTTGTAGTAGCCCACGAGCAGCGGCACGTGCAGCAGGCACTGCGGGCGGCCCAGGCCGCACAGCACCTGGCAGGGCCCGCGGTGCTGGTGGTCTAG
- a CDS encoding OmpP1/FadL family transporter → MKNLKYLLAVAFAGQASYGFAQYQVDALRFSQTQLGGTARSLGVGGANVAVGADLNSLSINPAGLGMYQRSEFSFSPGLGLGNTEATAFGTTTTDSRNSLHLGSLGAAFVSRRPDSDENPWRSGTFAVGLTRINDFNQSFRYRGNPSREQDIFQRLSTDRKQDLDDLAYNNYLTEEDADGIYVPRDYSLSRGNLTQEETVLTTGSQTQFDFGYGASYKDRLYIGGAIGIVGTRFNSTSTLKATDPASDPAGTEGASFGSLTYRESLETRGTGINARIGAIYRVSDALRVGAAIQTPTYMALSETYGATMDVTYDQPIEVKGKTISSSTSATDPSAFDYALTTPFKASGGVAAVIGKHGFISGDVEYVNYSSARLSNDNSDPTVNNNFDFGPTNDEVRQLYQSTVNVRVGGELRADIFRLRAGYARYGDPYKANEFDRTQNSFTLGAGMRQNNFFLDVAGVYSTNKRFYSPYALQTNTPVVAVDGNRYTTTVTAGWTF, encoded by the coding sequence ATGAAAAACCTGAAATACTTACTTGCTGTGGCCTTTGCCGGCCAGGCTAGCTACGGCTTTGCCCAATACCAAGTGGATGCGCTGCGGTTTTCTCAGACCCAGCTCGGGGGCACGGCCCGTTCCCTCGGTGTGGGGGGCGCTAACGTAGCAGTAGGAGCCGATCTGAACAGTTTGTCTATTAACCCGGCCGGCCTGGGCATGTATCAGCGCTCCGAGTTCAGCTTCTCGCCCGGCCTGGGCTTGGGTAACACCGAGGCCACCGCTTTCGGCACCACTACCACTGATTCTCGCAACAGCCTTCATTTGGGTAGCTTGGGAGCTGCTTTCGTTAGCCGGCGCCCGGATAGCGACGAGAATCCTTGGCGGAGCGGAACGTTTGCCGTAGGCTTGACCCGCATCAACGACTTTAACCAGAGCTTCCGCTACCGCGGCAACCCGTCTCGGGAGCAGGACATCTTCCAGCGCCTGAGCACCGACCGGAAGCAGGATCTGGATGATTTGGCGTATAACAACTACCTCACCGAAGAAGACGCGGACGGTATTTACGTGCCGCGTGACTACAGCCTCTCGCGCGGCAACCTGACCCAGGAAGAAACGGTGCTGACGACTGGCTCCCAGACTCAGTTTGATTTTGGCTACGGCGCCAGCTATAAGGACCGACTTTATATTGGAGGCGCCATCGGAATAGTAGGCACCCGTTTCAACTCGACCAGTACGCTGAAGGCCACAGACCCTGCTTCCGATCCGGCCGGCACGGAGGGTGCTTCGTTCGGTTCTCTGACGTATCGCGAATCGTTGGAAACCCGCGGGACGGGTATCAACGCCCGGATTGGGGCCATTTACCGGGTTAGTGACGCACTGCGCGTTGGGGCTGCCATTCAGACGCCGACGTATATGGCATTGTCGGAAACCTATGGCGCAACTATGGATGTGACGTATGATCAGCCTATCGAAGTCAAAGGCAAAACCATTAGCTCCAGCACTTCGGCTACCGACCCAAGTGCTTTTGACTACGCCCTGACGACGCCCTTTAAGGCCTCCGGTGGGGTAGCGGCTGTTATCGGTAAGCACGGCTTTATTAGCGGGGATGTGGAATATGTAAACTACAGCAGCGCCCGGCTCAGCAACGACAACAGTGACCCGACCGTCAACAACAACTTTGACTTCGGGCCTACCAACGATGAAGTGCGCCAGCTCTACCAATCGACGGTGAACGTGCGCGTCGGTGGGGAGCTGCGGGCGGATATCTTCCGCCTGCGGGCTGGATATGCCCGCTACGGCGACCCATATAAGGCCAACGAATTTGACCGGACGCAGAACTCATTCACCTTGGGAGCCGGTATGCGCCAAAACAACTTCTTCCTGGATGTAGCCGGGGTGTACAGCACCAATAAGCGCTTTTACAGCCCTTATGCCCTGCAAACCAACACGCCCGTGGTAGCAGTAGATGGCAACCGTTACACTACGACCGTCACGGCGGGCTGGACTTTCTAA
- a CDS encoding NfeD family protein has protein sequence MDWITISLLLLFGLLFLLAEVLFIPGTTLVGLVGFALLAAGIWLGYRDLGSTGGHITLVTAAVLAGVVLYLGLRPKNLHRFALTDVNNTSVRDARRPDVEPGTVGRTLSALRPAGTALFDDDRREVVTRGEFLASGTPVRVLGIEQNRIVVEQA, from the coding sequence ATGGACTGGATTACCATTTCCCTGCTCCTGCTATTTGGCCTGCTGTTTTTGCTGGCCGAAGTCCTCTTCATTCCCGGCACCACATTGGTCGGCCTGGTAGGGTTTGCCTTGTTGGCGGCTGGTATCTGGCTGGGCTACCGCGACCTGGGCAGCACCGGCGGCCACATCACGCTGGTTACGGCGGCAGTGCTGGCAGGCGTGGTGCTCTACCTGGGGCTGCGGCCCAAAAATCTGCACCGCTTCGCCCTTACCGACGTCAACAACACGAGTGTGCGCGACGCCCGCCGGCCCGATGTAGAGCCCGGTACCGTAGGCCGGACTCTGTCGGCGCTGCGCCCGGCCGGCACGGCTCTGTTCGATGACGACCGGCGCGAAGTAGTGACCCGGGGTGAGTTTCTGGCTTCTGGCACGCCCGTACGGGTCCTGGGCATCGAGCAAAACCGCATTGTGGTGGAGCAGGCCTAA
- the proS gene encoding proline--tRNA ligase, which yields MSKSLPKRSEDYSLWYNELVKRAGLAENSAVRGCMVIKPYGYAIWEKMQRQLDDMFKRTGHQNAYFPLFVPKSLFEAEEKNAEGFAKECAVVTHYRLQNDPDKPGKLRVDPNAKLEEELIVRPTSEAIIWSTYKNWIQSYRDLPLLINQWANVVRWEMRTRLFLRTAEFLWQEGHTAHATAEEAVAETRQMLEVYAQFAEEWMALPVVKGVKTENERFAGALDTYCIEGLMQDGKALQAGTSHFLGQNFAKAFDVQFTNKEGQLEHVWGTSWGVSTRLMGALIMSHSDDEGLVLPPKLAPIQVVIVPIYKTGQLEELTERIRPMQLGLAERGISVKFDDRDTERPGFKFAEWELKGVPVRIAVGMRDLDNGTVEVARRDTKEKMNLPLADIVNSVDQLLTDIQKNIYQRALTFRETHTTRVDTYEEFKQALEGEGGFVVAHWDGTSETEERIKEETKATIRCIALNEPDEEGTCILTGKPSPRRVYFARAY from the coding sequence ATGAGTAAAAGTTTGCCAAAGCGTAGTGAAGATTATTCACTGTGGTACAATGAGTTGGTGAAGCGTGCCGGCCTGGCTGAGAACTCGGCCGTACGCGGCTGTATGGTCATCAAACCCTATGGCTACGCCATCTGGGAAAAGATGCAGCGCCAGCTCGACGATATGTTCAAGCGCACAGGCCACCAGAACGCCTATTTCCCGCTGTTCGTACCTAAAAGCCTGTTTGAGGCCGAGGAGAAAAACGCCGAAGGATTTGCCAAGGAATGCGCCGTGGTAACGCACTACCGTCTGCAGAACGACCCCGACAAGCCCGGCAAGCTCCGCGTAGACCCTAATGCCAAGCTGGAAGAAGAGCTCATCGTGCGTCCCACCTCGGAGGCCATCATCTGGAGTACTTACAAAAACTGGATTCAGAGCTACCGCGACCTGCCTCTACTCATTAACCAGTGGGCCAACGTAGTGCGCTGGGAAATGCGGACCCGCCTGTTTTTGCGCACGGCCGAGTTCCTGTGGCAAGAAGGCCACACGGCTCACGCCACCGCCGAGGAGGCCGTGGCCGAAACCCGGCAGATGCTGGAGGTATACGCTCAGTTTGCCGAAGAATGGATGGCCCTGCCCGTCGTGAAAGGCGTGAAAACGGAGAACGAACGGTTTGCCGGCGCCCTCGATACGTACTGCATCGAAGGCTTGATGCAGGACGGTAAGGCATTGCAAGCTGGTACCTCGCACTTCCTGGGGCAGAACTTCGCCAAGGCGTTTGATGTGCAGTTTACCAACAAGGAAGGTCAGCTGGAGCACGTGTGGGGCACCTCTTGGGGCGTAAGCACCCGTCTGATGGGCGCCCTCATCATGAGCCACTCCGACGACGAAGGCCTGGTGCTGCCGCCCAAGCTGGCCCCGATTCAGGTGGTTATTGTGCCGATTTACAAGACCGGCCAGTTGGAAGAGCTGACCGAGCGGATCCGGCCTATGCAGCTGGGCCTGGCCGAGCGGGGCATCAGCGTGAAGTTTGACGACCGGGACACGGAACGGCCAGGCTTCAAATTTGCCGAGTGGGAGCTGAAAGGCGTACCAGTACGGATTGCCGTGGGCATGCGCGACCTGGACAATGGCACCGTGGAAGTGGCCCGCCGCGACACCAAGGAGAAGATGAACCTGCCGCTGGCCGATATCGTGAACAGCGTAGACCAGCTGCTGACCGACATCCAGAAAAACATTTATCAGCGCGCTCTGACTTTCCGCGAAACCCATACTACCCGCGTAGACACCTACGAGGAGTTTAAGCAGGCCCTGGAGGGCGAAGGCGGCTTTGTGGTGGCTCACTGGGACGGCACTTCCGAAACCGAGGAGCGTATTAAGGAGGAAACCAAGGCAACTATCCGGTGCATTGCCCTGAACGAGCCCGACGAAGAAGGCACCTGCATCCTGACCGGCAAGCCCAGCCCGCGCCGCGTGTACTTCGCCCGCGCCTACTAG